From a single Fusarium fujikuroi IMI 58289 draft genome, chromosome FFUJ_chr03 genomic region:
- a CDS encoding probable FAP7-involved in the oxidative stress response, with translation MTTRKLPNIIITGTPGVGKTTHCEALAERTGLRHLSVNQVVKDKECHEGWSDEFHSFIVDEDKLLDAIEGDVKAGGCIIDWHACDLFPKSWIDLVVVLRVDSSTHYDRLITRNYPESKLQENIDSEIMEVLLQEAHEAFDEEIVIELTSNTSDEMDTNVDRIVAWLDQWKKDNNEE, from the exons ATGACCACACGAAAACTGCCTAATATCATTATCACGGGCACGCCCGGTGTCGGAAAGACGACTCATTGTGAGGCTCTCGCGGAGCGAACTGGACTGCGCCATCTCTCAGTGAACCAGGTTGTGAAGGACAAGGAGTGTCATGAGGGTTGGAGCGATGAGTTTCACAGCTTTATTGTGGATGAGGACAAG TTACTAGATGCTATTGAGGGCgatgtcaaggctggtggATGTATTATTGACTGGCACGCTTGTGATCTGTTCCCCAAGAGCTGGATAGATCTGGTTGTTGTGCTTCGAGTTGACTCATCAACACACTACGATCGCCTGATCACAAG AAACTACCCTGAGTCCAAGCTCCAAGAAAACATCGACTCTGAGATCATGGAAGTtctcctccaagaagctcatgagGCTTTCGATGAGGAAATTGTGATTGAATTGACAAGCAACACATCTGATGAGATGGACACAAACGTTGATCGTATAGTGGCTTGGCTTGATCAGTGGAAGAAGGACAACAACGAGGAATAG
- a CDS encoding related to bifunctional GTP cyclohydrolase II/3, 4-dihydroxy-2butanone-4-phosphate synthase, producing the protein MASDDQQSSMLEALQEIQRTQALLVNAVESLSGRSIEESGGDAGKNTILEPGSREDDNEGGTPSVEVPAASGDKLKAPALPSPDQRQQQGFTSRIILTTYPKQIGINPLPMEWGNQDPVKRGPIVVSRAASTIRRRNGSSPLEPSELSITVQFERNYAKQVVSGGSYSIYYALAVASNELNADHRPDFTNTEPAANIGPFPQWGDPKKIVAMDPWGHLAPWLFKDTIEKDNVDIRPTIAITKAHMKLPELAESVKAGRLVPDGKVCLNDQGELAVTKFAVEPVWYLPGVAERFGIDEATLRRSLFEHTGGSYPELITRGDIKVFLPPIGGLTVYCFGDPAKMSDESVRLSLRIHDECNGSDVFGSDICTCRPYLIFGIEEAVKEAQNGGSGVVIYFRKEGLVYNARKRGADRASDYFKRTENIAGVKDMRFQALMPDILHWLGIKKIDRMLSMSNMKHDAIVGQGIPIHERVELPEELIPADSRVEIDAKITAGYFTTGKRMTTEELQAVQGRIWEDFDH; encoded by the exons ATGGCCTCTGACGATCAGCAATCCAGCATGCTGGAAGCTCTACAGGAGATTCAGCGCACGCAGGCTCTTCTAGTGAACGCGGTCGAATCGCTTTCTGGTAGATCGATCGAAGAATCAGGTGGAGATGCTGGCAAGAACACCATCCTTGAGCCAGGTTCTCGTGAAGATGACAATGAGGGTGGAACGCCTTCAGTAGAAGTTCCTGCTGCCTCTGGAGACAAATTGAAAGCTCCTGCGCTTCCCTCACCCGACCAGCGCCAGCAGCAAGGATTCACATCGCGTATTATTCTGAC GACTTACCCCAAGCAGATTGGAATTAATCCTTTGCCCATGGAATGGGGGAATCAAGACCCTGTTAAGCGTGGCCCTATCGTAGTTTCAAGGGCTGCTTCTACTATTCGACGTCGTAATGGTTCGTCT CCGTTGGAG CCCAGTGAGTTATCAATCACCGTTCAATTCGAGAGAAACTACGCTAAACAAGTGGTTAGTGGTGGTTCGTACTCGATCTACTATGCCCTCGCCGTCGCCAGTAACGAATTGAACGCCGACCACCG TCCCGACTTCACCAACACCGAGCCGGCCGCGAACATTGGCCCTTTCCCTCAATGGGGAGACCCCAAGAAGATTGTTGCCATGGACCCCTGGGGACATCTCGCTCCTTGGCTGTTCAAGGACACCATCGAGAAGGACAACG TCGATATTCGACCGACCATTGCCATCACCAAGGCTCATATGAAG CTTCCTGAACTTGCCGAGAGTGTCAAGGCTGGCAGACT GGTACCCGATGGCAAGGTTTGCCTGAATGATCAGGGTGAACTGGCAGTGACCAAGTTTGCCGTTGAACCA GTCTGGTACCTCCCCGGTGTGGCAGAGCGATTCGGAATTG ACGAGGCCACCCTACGACGTTCCCTGTTTGAGCACACAGGAGGAAGCTACCCGGAG CTTATCACCCGCGGAGACATCAAAGTATTCCTTCCTCCAATTGGCGGTCTCACCGTGTACTGCTTCGGAGATCCAGCCAAGATGTCGGATGAGTCGGTTCGACTGTCTCTGCGAATCCACGACGAG TGCAACGGTAGCGACGTGTTCGGATCTGATATCTGTACTTGCCGTCCTTACTTGATCTTTGGTATCGAGGAAGCTGTCAAAGAGGCTCAGAATGGTGGCAGTGGTGTTGTCATCTACTTCAGAAAGGAAGGCC TGGTCTACAACGCCCGTAAACGCGGAGCCGATCGCGCATCAGACTATTTCAAGAGGACCGAGAACATTGCAGGTGTCAAGGACATGCGATTCCAGGCTCTCATGCCGGATATCCTGCACTGGCTGggcatcaagaagattgacAGGATGCTTAGCATGAGCAA CATGAAGCATGATGCGATTGTCGGACAAGG AATCCCTATCCATGAGAGGGTTGAGCTTCCAGAAGAACTGATACCCGCTGACTCGCGAGTCGAAATTGACGCCAAGATTACAGCTG GCTATTTTACCACTGGCAAACGTATGACTACCGAAGAGCTCCAGGCGGTCCAGGGAAGAATATGGGAAGA CTTCGATCATTAA
- a CDS encoding probable ras-related GTP-binding protein, translated as MPSPKQRKVAIVGSRSVGKSSLAVRFVDGHFVDSYYPTIENTFSKMIKYKGQDYSTEIVDTAGQDEYSILNSKHFIGIHGYMLVYSVSSLPSFEMVQVIREKILTHLGTESVPICIVGNKSDLRPEQRQVTPEDGQKLSEKIQCGWTEASARYNENVGKAFELLIGQIEKSQNPGEAPAKSNCILM; from the exons ATGCCTTCTCCCAAGCAAAGAAAGGTCGCTATTGTCGGCAGCCGCTCAGTCG GCAAGTCGTCTCTAGCAGTGCGGTTCGTGGATGGCCACTTCGTCGACAGCTACTATCCTACGATTGAGAATACCTTCAGCAAGATGATCAAGTACAAGGGCCAAGATTACTCAACCGAGATCGTCGACACAGCGGGTCAGGACGAGTACAGCATTCTCAACTCGAAGCATTTTATCGGCATCCATGGCTACATGCTTGTCTACTCAGTATCATCACTGCCTTCCTTCGAGATGGTGCAAGTCATTCGCGAGAAGATCCTCACCCACCTG GGCACCGAGTCGGTCCCCATCTGCATAGTCGGCAACAAGAGCGACTTGCGCCCCGAGCAACGACAGGTCACACCCGAAGACGGACAGAAACTCTCGGAGAAGATTCAATGCGGCTGGACCGAGGCGAGCGCGCGATACAACGAGAACGTGGGCAAGGCTTTCGAGCTCTTGATCGGACAGATTGAGAAGTCGCAGAACCCAGGTGAGGCTCCGGCCAAGAGCAATTGCATTCTGATGTAA
- a CDS encoding probable uracil phosphoribosyltransferase FUR1 → MADKTQDTHTTPVGPSYRAHQQKPSATVSVDVKLDNVHVLSQTPQLIALLSKIRSKETERADFIFYSNRIIRLLVEEGLNHLPVIEHTVTTPIGRNYNGLMFQGKICGVSIMRAGEAMEQGLRDCCRSVRIGKILIQRDEETAQPKLFYDKLPEDIADRWVLLLDPMFATGGSATMAVQVLKARGVPEEHILFLNLIASPEGVKNFSAKFPRLRVVTAFIDEGLDEKNYIVPGLGDFGDRFYTI, encoded by the exons ATGGCGGACAAGACTCAAGATACTCACACGACACCCGTCGGTCCCTCGTACCGCGCTCACCAGCAGAAGCCCAGTGCCACCGTCTCTGTCGATGTCAAGCTAGACAATGTCCATGTTCTATCGCAGACCCCTCAGCTCATTGCCCTACTGTC GAAAATTCGTAGCAAGGAGACCGAGAGAGCAGACTTCATCTTCTACTCCAACCGAATCATTCGATTGCTAGTTGAGGAGGGTCTCAACCACTTGCCTGTCATTGAGCACACTGTCACTACACCCATTGGCCGAAATTACAATGGTCTCATGTTCCAGGGCAAGATCTGCGGAGTGTCCATCATGAGAGCTGGTGAGGCTATGGAGCAGGGTCTTCGTGACTGCTGCCGCTCTGTTCGTATTGGAAAGATCTTGATCCAGCGTGACGAGGAGACGGCCCAGCCCAAGCTGTTCTACGATAAGCTGCCCGAGGATATTGCTGACCGATGGGTGCTTCTTTTGGATCCTATGTTTGCTACTG GTGGCTCTGCTACCATGGCAGTTCAGGTCCTCAAGGCCAGGGGCGTTCCTGAGGAGCACATCCTGTTCCTCAACTTGATTGCAAGCCCTGAGGGtgtcaagaacttctccGCCAAGTTCCCCCGCTTGAGGGTCGTGACGGCTTTCATCGATGAG GGtctcgacgagaagaa TTATATCGTTCCTGGCTTGGGAGACTTTGGAGACAGATTTTACACCATCTGA
- a CDS encoding probable inosine triphosphate pyrophosphatase, with protein MAAHKVNFITGNANKLREVKAILEPEIEVLSKSIDLEEVQGTLEEVTESKCRRAADLVKGPVLVEDTALCYNALSGLPGAYIKWFMTSIGHQGLNNLLAAYTDKSAEAVCTFGYCAGPGEKVILFQGRCPGKIVPPRGPPDFGWDAVFEYEGQTFAEMDKAEKNKISHRGRALAKLQAWFKDQQ; from the exons ATGGCTGCACACAaggtcaacttcatcactgGCAACGCCAACAAGTTGCGAgaggtcaaggccattcTCGAGCCTGAAATCGAGGTTCTGAGCAAATCTATCGATCTCGAGGAAGTTCAAGGCACACTTGAGGAGGTTACAGAGTCAAAGTGCCGTAGAGCTGCTGATCTG GTCAAAGGCCCCGTGCTGGTCGAAGATACAGCTCTGTGCTATAACGCTCTGAGCGGTCTTCCTGGAGCGTACAT CAAGTGGTTCATGACTTCGATCGGTCATCAGGGCTTGAACAACCTGTTGGCTGCTTACACTGATAAGTCCGCTGAGGCTGTCTGCACGTTTGGGTACTGTGCTGGACCTGGCGAGAAGGTCATTCTGTTCCAAGGCCGTTGCCCA GGCAAGATTGTGCCTCCCCGTGGACCTCCCGATTTCG GATGGGATGCCGTCTTTGAGTATGAGGGTCAAAC CTTTGCTGAGATGGACAAGGcggagaagaacaagatctcCCACCGTGGCCGAGCTCTGGCCAAGCTTCAGGCTTGGTTCAAGGACCAGCAGTAG
- a CDS encoding ELF1-like protein: MGKRKSSSKPMGPKKKDPLPTTFACLFCNHENSVSVKLDKKAGVGQLDCRVCGQKFQCAVNYLSAAVDVYGEWVDAADAVAKEDNAEPGYTGTSRAGAGRGNRTAVDEDDDEHYGEDDY; this comes from the exons ATGGGCAAGCGCAAGTCCTCAAGCAAGCCCATGGGGCCCAAGAAG AAAGATCCCCTTCCTACCACTTTCGCATGCCTCTTCTGTAACCACGAAAACTCGGTTTCGgtcaagctcgacaagaaggcGGGTGTCGGACAACTCGACTGCCGTGTCTGTGGGCAAAAGTTCCAATGCGCGGTCAACT ATCTGTCTGCGGCGGTTGACGTTTACGGTGAATGGGTTGACGCAGCAG ACGCCGTCGCCAAAGAGGACAACGCGGAGCCTGGCTATACTGGCACATCTCGAGCAGGAGCTGGACGAGGTAACCGAACGGCGgtcgatgaagacgacgacgagcaCTACGGAGAGGATGACTATTAA